In a single window of the Gadus chalcogrammus isolate NIFS_2021 chromosome 20, NIFS_Gcha_1.0, whole genome shotgun sequence genome:
- the LOC130372951 gene encoding uncharacterized protein LOC130372951 produces the protein MAMPPKYLLRVYIATDVAVKVTLNERPTSVDELIGILKDKAKPRLDFEFTLQYEDPDFGGELCCLVDVEDLPEKGTLRVVRSESDLSSCGSSDTDILPHVPVSQRQKTWPDVFPVPTFSYEVEHVLQEGNSVFESSGKTLKLSRAQKHNIIENMASLMYSFKPYPSDRDVGMAADALINAHPCLKELGSASGWYGWKISLKFKMGNYRTRLARAGCKEVSVNTGKRSRNNPEKAHPHSNIKKARRAEVNFLPNFPRGQNEDSLEEMRIEMKAEVDRANRNLQSIEKLMQTTFALRRQEIVQGDPLVKDFLERWPALQVQSQVCAEFHRITNINLRNQFYCELDRHIPQLIELYRQKAARTGRVAGALRDILQYYETGCEGYQHETHCGPSCSLSIPAGRGHTVFQDLEH, from the exons ATGGCCATGCCCCCAAAGTACCTTCTTCGTGTCTACATAGCTACTGATGTGGCTGTGAAAGTGACTTTGAATGAGAGGCCAACATCAGTTGATGAGCTCATCGGCATCTTGAAAGACAAAGCTAAGCCAAGGCTGGACTTTGAATTCACGTTACAGTATGAGGATCCGGACTTCGGAGGAGAGCTCTGCTGTTTGGTTGATGTAGAAGACCTGCCAGAGAAGGGCACGCTTAGAGTTGTTAGATCAGAAAGTGACCTAAGTTCATGTGGTAGTTCAGACACAGATATCCTGCCTCACGTGCCTGTAAGCCAACGGCAAAAAACATGGCCTGATGTTTTCCCTGTCCCAACTTTTTCGTATGAAGTTGAACATGTCTTGCAAGAGGGGAACAGTGTTTTTGAGAGCTCTGGAAAGACTCTAAAATTAAGCagagcacaaaaacacaacattatagAGAACATGGCCTCCTTAATGTACTCTTTTAAACCGTACCCTAGCGACAGGGATGTAGGCATGGCAGCAGACGCCCTGATTAACGCTCACCCATGTCTGAAAGAGCTGGGGTCTGCGAGTGGGTGGTACGGATGGAAAATTAGCCTGAAATTTAAAATGGGAAATTACCGTACTAGGCTGGCAAGAGCTGGATGCAAGGAGGTGTCCGTAAATACAGGGAAAAGAAGCAGGAATAATCCAGAGAAAGCACATCCCCACTCGAACATTAAAAAAGCCAGAAGGGCTGAAGTAAACTTTCTCCCAAACTTCCCAAGAGGACAAAACGAGGACAGTTTGGAGGAAATGAGAATAGAGATGAAAGCTGAAGTTGATAGAGCCAACAGAAACCTACAATCAATAGAGAAACTCATGCAGACAACCTTTGCACTTCGTCGTCAGGAAATTGTTCAGGGAGACCCATTGGTGAAGGACTTTCTGGAGAGATGGCCTGCCCTTCAGGTCCAATCAcag GTCTGTGCTGAGTTCCACAGGATCACCAATATAAATTTACGGAACCAGTTTTATTGTGAACTAGATCGGCACATTCCACAGCTCATAGAACTTTACAGACAGAAGGCAGCTCGTACTGGAAGGGTGGCAGGAGCACTGCGAGACATCCTACAGTATTATGAAACAG GATGTGAAGGATATCAACATGAAACGCACTGTGGCCCTTCGTGCTCTCTCAGTATACCTGCGGGAAGAGGACACACAGTTTTTCAAGACTTGGAAC ACTGA
- the LOC130372962 gene encoding uncharacterized protein LOC130372962 isoform X5, translating into MTEKGPAAGLGVSVMTQKRPSGVPVMTQKRPSGVPVAFHRSIKKSTLAHALSNGPWKGLYLADEDAPHQYQSNSCGVFMLMQYDISEGDALYQEVVVGQLLETFMLESPAELAGSFSPSPSPHLSYTFQSLSSESFPASPLSVAKGTIAVETCVRQLWSWRGDEKGPAAGLGVPVMTQKRPSGVPVMTQKRPSGVPVAFHRSLKKSTLAHALSNGPWKGLYLADEDVPHQYQSNSCGVFMLMGDMLSIRRWWFDSCWRPLCLKG; encoded by the exons atgaccgagaagggtccagctgcaggcttgggcgtttccgtcatgacacaaaaacgcccatcgggcgttcccgtcatgacacaaaaacgcccatcaggcgttcctgtagcgtttcatcgatcaatcaagaagag taccctggcacatgctttgtccaatggaccatggaagggactttacttggctgacgag GACGCACCTCACCAGTatcagagcaacagctgtggggtgttcatgctgatg caatatgatatcagtgag ggggatgctctctatcaggaggtggtggttggacagctgttggagacctttatgcttgaaag ccctgcagaactagctggctccttctcaccctctccatctccccatctcagttacaccttccaatcactaagcagtgaaag tttcccagcgtcacctctaagtgtcgccaaaggaactatagctgtagaaacgtgcgtacgacagctctggagctggcgtggggacgagaagggtccagctgcaggcttgggcgttcccgtcatgacacaaaaacgcccatcgggcgttcccgtcatgacacaaaaacgcccatcaggcgttcctgtagcgtttcatcgatcactcaagaagag taccctggcacatgctttgtccaatggaccatggaagggactttacttggctgacgag gacgtacctcaccagtatcagagcaacagctgtggggtgtttatgctgatg ggggacatgctctctatcaggaggtggtggtttgacagctgttggagacctttatgcttgaaag gCTAG
- the LOC130372962 gene encoding uncharacterized protein LOC130372962 isoform X7, with product MSDAPHQYQSNSCGVFMLMGDALYQEVVVGQLLETFMLESPAELAGSFSPSPSPHLSYTFQSLSSESFPASPLSVAKGTIAVETCVRQLWSWRGDEKGPAAGLGVPVMTQKRPSGVPVMTQKRPSGVPVAFHRSLKKSTLAHALSNGPWKGLYLADEDVPHQYQSNSCGVFMLMGDMLSIRRWWFDSCWRPLCLKGLYTVSMLLFTYFWCSRRS from the exons ATGTCA GACGCACCTCACCAGTatcagagcaacagctgtggggtgttcatgctgatg ggggatgctctctatcaggaggtggtggttggacagctgttggagacctttatgcttgaaag ccctgcagaactagctggctccttctcaccctctccatctccccatctcagttacaccttccaatcactaagcagtgaaag tttcccagcgtcacctctaagtgtcgccaaaggaactatagctgtagaaacgtgcgtacgacagctctggagctggcgtggggacgagaagggtccagctgcaggcttgggcgttcccgtcatgacacaaaaacgcccatcgggcgttcccgtcatgacacaaaaacgcccatcaggcgttcctgtagcgtttcatcgatcactcaagaagag taccctggcacatgctttgtccaatggaccatggaagggactttacttggctgacgag gacgtacctcaccagtatcagagcaacagctgtggggtgtttatgctgatg ggggacatgctctctatcaggaggtggtggtttgacagctgttggagacctttatgcttgaaaggtttatatactgtgtccatgttgctatttacttatttttggtgctcacgaagatcgtag
- the LOC130372962 gene encoding uncharacterized protein LOC130372962 isoform X4, with protein sequence MTEKGPAAGLGVSVMTQKRPSGVPVMTQKRPSGVPVAFHRSIKKSTLAHALSNGPWKGLYLADEDAPHQYQSNSCGVFMLMQYDISEGDALYQEVVVGQLLETFMLESPAELAGSFSPSPSPHLSYTFQSLSSESFPASPLSVAKGTIAVETCVRQLWSWRGDEKGPAAGLGVPVMTQKRPSGVPVMTQKRPSGVPVAFHRSLKKSTLAHALSNGPWKGLYLADEGDMLSIRRWWFDSCWRPLCLKGLYTVSMLLFTYFWCSRRS encoded by the exons atgaccgagaagggtccagctgcaggcttgggcgtttccgtcatgacacaaaaacgcccatcgggcgttcccgtcatgacacaaaaacgcccatcaggcgttcctgtagcgtttcatcgatcaatcaagaagag taccctggcacatgctttgtccaatggaccatggaagggactttacttggctgacgag GACGCACCTCACCAGTatcagagcaacagctgtggggtgttcatgctgatg caatatgatatcagtgag ggggatgctctctatcaggaggtggtggttggacagctgttggagacctttatgcttgaaag ccctgcagaactagctggctccttctcaccctctccatctccccatctcagttacaccttccaatcactaagcagtgaaag tttcccagcgtcacctctaagtgtcgccaaaggaactatagctgtagaaacgtgcgtacgacagctctggagctggcgtggggacgagaagggtccagctgcaggcttgggcgttcccgtcatgacacaaaaacgcccatcgggcgttcccgtcatgacacaaaaacgcccatcaggcgttcctgtagcgtttcatcgatcactcaagaagag taccctggcacatgctttgtccaatggaccatggaagggactttacttggctgacgag ggggacatgctctctatcaggaggtggtggtttgacagctgttggagacctttatgcttgaaaggtttatatactgtgtccatgttgctatttacttatttttggtgctcacgaagatcgtag
- the LOC130372962 gene encoding uncharacterized protein LOC130372962 isoform X6, with product MSDAPHQYQSNSCGVFMLMQYDISEGDALYQEVVVGQLLETFMLESPAELAGSFSPSPSPHLSYTFQSLSSESFPASPLSVAKGTIAVETCVRQLWSWRGDEKGPAAGLGVPVMTQKRPSGVPVMTQKRPSGVPVAFHRSLKKSTLAHALSNGPWKGLYLADEDVPHQYQSNSCGVFMLMGDMLSIRRWWFDSCWRPLCLKGLYTVSMLLFTYFWCSRRS from the exons ATGTCA GACGCACCTCACCAGTatcagagcaacagctgtggggtgttcatgctgatg caatatgatatcagtgag ggggatgctctctatcaggaggtggtggttggacagctgttggagacctttatgcttgaaag ccctgcagaactagctggctccttctcaccctctccatctccccatctcagttacaccttccaatcactaagcagtgaaag tttcccagcgtcacctctaagtgtcgccaaaggaactatagctgtagaaacgtgcgtacgacagctctggagctggcgtggggacgagaagggtccagctgcaggcttgggcgttcccgtcatgacacaaaaacgcccatcgggcgttcccgtcatgacacaaaaacgcccatcaggcgttcctgtagcgtttcatcgatcactcaagaagag taccctggcacatgctttgtccaatggaccatggaagggactttacttggctgacgag gacgtacctcaccagtatcagagcaacagctgtggggtgtttatgctgatg ggggacatgctctctatcaggaggtggtggtttgacagctgttggagacctttatgcttgaaaggtttatatactgtgtccatgttgctatttacttatttttggtgctcacgaagatcgtag
- the LOC130372962 gene encoding uncharacterized protein LOC130372962 isoform X1 produces MTEKGPAAGLGVSVMTQKRPSGVPVMTQKRPSGVPVAFHRSIKKSTLAHALSNGPWKGLYLADEDAPHQYQSNSCGVFMLMQYDISEGDALYQEVVVGQLLETFMLESPAELAGSFSPSPSPHLSYTFQSLSSESFPASPLSVAKGTIAVETCVRQLWSWRGDEKGPAAGLGVPVMTQKRPSGVPVMTQKRPSGVPVAFHRSLKKSTLAHALSNGPWKGLYLADEDVPHQYQSNSCGVFMLMGDMLSIRRWWFDSCWRPLCLKGLYTVSMLLFTYFWCSRRS; encoded by the exons atgaccgagaagggtccagctgcaggcttgggcgtttccgtcatgacacaaaaacgcccatcgggcgttcccgtcatgacacaaaaacgcccatcaggcgttcctgtagcgtttcatcgatcaatcaagaagag taccctggcacatgctttgtccaatggaccatggaagggactttacttggctgacgag GACGCACCTCACCAGTatcagagcaacagctgtggggtgttcatgctgatg caatatgatatcagtgag ggggatgctctctatcaggaggtggtggttggacagctgttggagacctttatgcttgaaag ccctgcagaactagctggctccttctcaccctctccatctccccatctcagttacaccttccaatcactaagcagtgaaag tttcccagcgtcacctctaagtgtcgccaaaggaactatagctgtagaaacgtgcgtacgacagctctggagctggcgtggggacgagaagggtccagctgcaggcttgggcgttcccgtcatgacacaaaaacgcccatcgggcgttcccgtcatgacacaaaaacgcccatcaggcgttcctgtagcgtttcatcgatcactcaagaagag taccctggcacatgctttgtccaatggaccatggaagggactttacttggctgacgag gacgtacctcaccagtatcagagcaacagctgtggggtgtttatgctgatg ggggacatgctctctatcaggaggtggtggtttgacagctgttggagacctttatgcttgaaaggtttatatactgtgtccatgttgctatttacttatttttggtgctcacgaagatcgtag
- the LOC130372962 gene encoding uncharacterized protein LOC130372962 isoform X3, protein MTEKGPAAGLGVSVMTQKRPSGVPVMTQKRPSGVPVAFHRSIKKSTLAHALSNGPWKGLYLADEDAPHQYQSNSCGVFMLMGDALYQEVVVGQLLETFMLESPAELAGSFSPSPSPHLSYTFQSLSSESFPASPLSVAKGTIAVETCVRQLWSWRGDEKGPAAGLGVPVMTQKRPSGVPVMTQKRPSGVPVAFHRSLKKSTLAHALSNGPWKGLYLADEDVPHQYQSNSCGVFMLMGDMLSIRRWWFDSCWRPLCLKGLYTVSMLLFTYFWCSRRS, encoded by the exons atgaccgagaagggtccagctgcaggcttgggcgtttccgtcatgacacaaaaacgcccatcgggcgttcccgtcatgacacaaaaacgcccatcaggcgttcctgtagcgtttcatcgatcaatcaagaagag taccctggcacatgctttgtccaatggaccatggaagggactttacttggctgacgag GACGCACCTCACCAGTatcagagcaacagctgtggggtgttcatgctgatg ggggatgctctctatcaggaggtggtggttggacagctgttggagacctttatgcttgaaag ccctgcagaactagctggctccttctcaccctctccatctccccatctcagttacaccttccaatcactaagcagtgaaag tttcccagcgtcacctctaagtgtcgccaaaggaactatagctgtagaaacgtgcgtacgacagctctggagctggcgtggggacgagaagggtccagctgcaggcttgggcgttcccgtcatgacacaaaaacgcccatcgggcgttcccgtcatgacacaaaaacgcccatcaggcgttcctgtagcgtttcatcgatcactcaagaagag taccctggcacatgctttgtccaatggaccatggaagggactttacttggctgacgag gacgtacctcaccagtatcagagcaacagctgtggggtgtttatgctgatg ggggacatgctctctatcaggaggtggtggtttgacagctgttggagacctttatgcttgaaaggtttatatactgtgtccatgttgctatttacttatttttggtgctcacgaagatcgtag
- the LOC130372962 gene encoding uncharacterized protein LOC130372962 isoform X2, whose product MTEKGPAAGLGVSVMTQKRPSGVPVMTQKRPSGVPVAFHRSIKKSTLAHALSNGPWKGLYLADEDAPHQYQSNSCGVFMLMQYDISEGDALYQEVVVGQLLETFMLESPAELAGSFSPSPSPHLSYTFQSLSSESFPASPLSVAKGTIAVETCVRQLWSWRGDEKGPAAGLGVPVMTQKRPSGVPVMTQKRPSGVPVAFHRSLKKSTLAHALSNGPWKGLYLADEDVPHQYQSNSCGVFMLMYAMYSTLKSNMISVRGTCSLSGGGGLTAVGDLYA is encoded by the exons atgaccgagaagggtccagctgcaggcttgggcgtttccgtcatgacacaaaaacgcccatcgggcgttcccgtcatgacacaaaaacgcccatcaggcgttcctgtagcgtttcatcgatcaatcaagaagag taccctggcacatgctttgtccaatggaccatggaagggactttacttggctgacgag GACGCACCTCACCAGTatcagagcaacagctgtggggtgttcatgctgatg caatatgatatcagtgag ggggatgctctctatcaggaggtggtggttggacagctgttggagacctttatgcttgaaag ccctgcagaactagctggctccttctcaccctctccatctccccatctcagttacaccttccaatcactaagcagtgaaag tttcccagcgtcacctctaagtgtcgccaaaggaactatagctgtagaaacgtgcgtacgacagctctggagctggcgtggggacgagaagggtccagctgcaggcttgggcgttcccgtcatgacacaaaaacgcccatcgggcgttcccgtcatgacacaaaaacgcccatcaggcgttcctgtagcgtttcatcgatcactcaagaagag taccctggcacatgctttgtccaatggaccatggaagggactttacttggctgacgag gacgtacctcaccagtatcagagcaacagctgtggggtgtttatgctgatg tacgcaatgtattctaccctcaaaagcaatatgatttcagtgag ggggacatgctctctatcaggaggtggtggtttgacagctgttggagacctttatgcttga